Part of the Solwaraspora sp. WMMA2065 genome is shown below.
CTACCGGGCGTTCGTCGACAAGCGCGAGCCGGTCTGGGGGGACGTCGATGTCCGCGGCCTTGCCTGAACCGCCGGCCCCGCCCTCGCCGTCGGCGGATCCGCCGTCGGTCACCGTCACCGCGGAGCTGGTCGACACCCTGATCAGTCGGGGCGGCTACACCCATCCGCTGTTCAACCCGCCGGACCCGGGCAGTGGCGGTGGCCCGCCGCTGCCCGGCCAGGCGGTGCTGCTGCTGATGGGCGGCCTGGCCGAGCAGTCCGGCCAGCTCGACGACGCGATCGCGCTGCTGGAGCTGCGCCGGATGCGGTTCCATCAGCTGGTCCGGGCCGGCGCCACGCTGCGGGTGCGGATCGAGCGCCTCGCCAGCCGGAGCACCTCCAGCGGCAAGGTCGTGGCCGAGCTGCGGTGGACCGCCGTCGACGCCGACGGTGCGCCCGTGGCCGAGGCCGAAGCCGTCATGCTGATGAACGAATCGGGAAAGGCGGACCCAAGGTGACGGGTGTGCAGCTCAACATGGCGGCCGGGATCCGGGAGTTCGGCCGCGCCACGCCACGCCGGATCGCGGTGGTCGACGGCGACCGTGAGGTCACCTTCGGTGCCCTGCACCAGCGGTCGAGCCAGCTGGCCAGTGCGACCCTGGACCGGGGGTTGGCGCCCGGGGAGCGGATCGCGGTGCTGAGCAACAACCGGTACGAGTACTTCGAGATCTCCGCGGCGATGGCCAAGGCCGGTATCCCGACGGTGCCGCTGAACCCGCGCAACAACGTGACCGACAACGCGTACATCCTGGCCCACTCGGCCGTCCAGGGGATCATCGTCGCCGACGACCTCGCCGACCGGGTCGACGGGCTGCTCGACGGGCTACGGCTGGTGCTCAGCTTCGACGGCGGGGTGGGCGAGCACTACGGGACGTTCCTCGACGGTGGGCGGGCGGTCGACCCGCAGGTGCCGGTCGACGAGCTGGATCCGTTCTGTGTCACGTACACCTCCGGCACCACCGGGCGACCCAAGGGGGTGCTGCTCACCCACCGGGGCCGGGTGCTGACCGCGTTCGGGGTGGGGCTGGACTACGGGCTGGGCCCGAACCGCAGCACGATCGCGGTGGCGCCGATGTACCACGGCGCCGGCTTCGAGTTCGCGTACGCGGCACCGATGCTCGGCGGCTCCTGCACGGTACTGCCGAGCTGGGATCCGCAGCGGCTGCTCGACCTGATGGTGAGCAGCCGGGCGGAGACGGTCTTCCTGGTGCCCACCCACGCCCAGCACATCCGCCGGTTCTGTCCGGAGCCGGCGGCCCGCTACGACCTGTCGGCGCTGAAGACCCTCTACTTCAACGCCGCCGCGTTGCCGGTCGCGCTCAAGGAGTGGGTGATCGAGGCGTTTCCCGGCGTGGAGGTGCACGAGCTCTACGGGTCGACGGAGTGCTCGATCGTGACCAACCTGCGGCCGGAGTTCGCGCTGGACCGGGCGGGCAGCGTGGGTCATCCGTGGTTCTGGAACGAGGTACGGCTGGTCGACGAGGACGGGGCGCAGGTCGGCCCGGGTGAGCCCGGCGAGCTGTACGCGCGTTCGCCGCTGCTGCTGACCGGCTATCTCAACGACGAGGAGGCGACCCGGGCCGGGTACGACGCCGACGGCTTCTTCTCGGTCGGCGACATCGCGGTCCGTGACGAGGAAGGCTTCATCTCGATCGTCGACCGGAAGAAGGACATGATCATCGCGGGTGGGGTGAACATCTTCCCCCGCGAGATCGAGGAGGTCATCGCGCGGCACGGGCCGGTGGACGAGGTCGCGGTGGTCGGCGTTCCGGACGAGGTGTACGGCGAGCGGATCGCCGCGTTCGTGGTGAGCCGTGCCGGCCAGCAGATCGACGTCTCCACGCTGGATGGCTACGTACGGGAGCACGTGGCGCGGTACAAGGTTCCCCGGGAATGGCACGTGGTCGACCAGTTGCCGCGCAACCCGAGCGGGAAGATCCTCAAGCGGACGATCCGCGACGAGTACGTCAGTCAACCTGGTAAGGGTTGATTGTAGGCGCCTTCTCTTCCAATGTCTGACCAATGTGGGTGGGACGGTTTTCGTCGCTGTACCCGTATTGAAACGCGGCGCTGCCCGCTTGTTGCGCTGCTGCCAGCGGTGGAGATTGTGTCAGTACGGTAAAACTCTGACTTTTAGTGGACTGGCTGGTCAGAGGCCGTTAGTGTCATCCGCACCAAGGTCCCGATGCGGCTCGCGGCTCACCTGTCGACCGCACGGACTTCGTGATCAGGAGGCCATCGTGTCCCACTTCAATAGTTCCGGTGTCGCCCTCTCCCGTCGCTCCGTGCTCGCCGGTCTCGGCGGCGCGTTCATGGGCGGCGTACTGCTGACCGCCTGCGGCAGCGACGACTCCGACTCCGGTTCCACCGGCGCCGCCGACGGCGACCTCACCACGATCCGACTCGCCGGACTACCGGCCTCGGCGCTCGCCGCGTTCAAGCTCGCCATGTCCGACGGTGCCTTCGAGGCCGCCGGCCTCGACATCCAGTACGAGGAGTACGCCGAGGCGGCCGCCGTCTACACCGCGTACCGGGCCAACGAGGTCGACGGTGGCCTCGGCGGCATCCCGTCCACCGCCAACCTGGTCGCCACCGGCGTCGACCGCAAGGTCGTCTGCGCGCTGCAGCGCACCACCAACGGCATCCTGGTGCGCGCCGACAGCGACATCCAGTCCCTCGGTGACCTGCGTGGGCGCAAGCTTGGTCTGTTCGGCAGTGCGATCGGTTCCTCCACCAACCAGTTCTTCGCACTCTGCCGCGAATACCACGGCTTCAACCCCACCACCGACTGCGAGGTGCAGTACGGCGCCCCGAACCTGATGGCCGAACTGCTCGGCCAGGGCGACGTGGACATGGCACTGGTGATCGACCCGGCCGGTGCGGACCGGGTGGTCAGCGGCGAGTACCGGTCGCTGGGCGACCTCGGCGTGCTGCTGGAGGAGGCCACCGGGCTGCAGGCGTTCACCGCCGGCTGGGACTTCGCCACCGACTTCATCGACGCCAACCAGGAGGCCGTGCAGGCCTTCGTCGACGTGAACCTCGAGTACCAGACCCGGTTCAACGGCGACCAGTCGCTGTGGGACAGCGCCCTGCGGGAGTTGTACGAGATCGACGACCAGGCAGTGCTCGACGTCATCTGGGAGAACCAGCGCGGCCGGCTCGTCGAGCAGTGGGGCGAGCAGGAGAAGCAGCAGGCCGCCGAGCTGCTCACCTTCCTGAGCGACAACGGTGAGCCGGAGTTCCTGCCCGAGGTGCCCGACGGGCTGTTCGTCTGACGTCGACCACCCCCCGCCTCGCGAGGAGACGCACGATGACCCTGTCCGAAACCACCCAGCCGGCGCAAGCGACGGCCGGAGCGGCGGATCGTGGCGCGGCGGGTGGCCGCGGTGGCGGTGGGCGCGGTGGTGCCCACCGCTTCCTGCGGCACGGCGTCTCGCTGCGGATCGCCTCCGTGTTCATGCTGATCGTCATCTGGTGGCTGGGTTCACTGGCCGTCGGTGAGCGGATCCTGCCGACCCCGTGGACCACCGCGTCGGCGTTGGTGACCAGCGTGCAGGAGACGGTCTTCTGGACCGACCTGCAGGTCACCATGGTCCGGATCCTGATCGGCTTCGCCGCCTCCATGGTGCTCGGTGTGCTGGTCGGTCTGGTGATGGGGCTGTCCCGGATCGCCGAAGGGCTGCTGGACATCTGGATCGCCGTCGGCCAGACCATCCCCAGCCTCTGCTGGGTGATCGTCGCGTTCATCATGTTCGGCCTCAACGACACCGCCACCGTCGTGGCGATCACCCTGACGTCCTTTCCGATCATCGCGATCAACATGTGGTCCGGGGTCAAGGCGATCGACCCCCGGCTCGGCCAGATGGCCCGCACTCTCGGTGCGTCGCGGGGCCTGCGTACCCGGGAGGTGACCCTGCCCCAGGTGCTGCCGGCGGTGATGGCCTCGGCCCGGTTCGGGTTCGGCATCGTGTGGAAGGTCGTCGTCCTCGCCGAGCTGCTCGGCCGCACCGACGGCATCGGCTACCGGCTCAACTACTGGTTCCAGCTCTTCCGGATGGAACAGGTCTTCGCACTCACGCTGTTCTTCTCGATCCTGATGGTGGTGCTGGAGTTGGCGGTGTTCAAACCGATCGAGGCCAAGCTGTTCCGCTGGCGTCCGGAGGGGGCCCGATGAGCGCCGACGCCCGGATCGTCATATCCGACCTGGTCAAGGGCTTCCACACCCGCAACGGCTTCATCACGGTCATCGAGCGGATGAACCTGGAGATTGCCGACGGCGAGTTCGTCGCGCTGGTCGGACCGTCCGGTTGTGGCAAGTCGACCGTGCTGAACATGCTCAGCGGGCTGGACACCGACTTCACCGGCACAGCCGAGATCCGCAGCGGGGCACCGGGGGTGCAGTTCAGCTACGTGTTCCAGGAGCCGCGGCTGCTGCCCTGGAAGACAGTCCGGCAGAACGTCGAGTTCGCCCTGAAGGCGACCGGGGTGGACCGGGCGCAGTGGTCCGACCGGGTGATGCCGGTGCTGCGTCGGGTCGGACTGGCCGGCTTCGAGAACCACTATCCGCACCAGATCTCCGGCGGCATGCAGCAGCGCACCGCGCTAGCCCGGGCGTTCGTGCTGGACGCGCCGGTGATGCTGATGGACGAGCCGTTCAGCGGGCTGGACGAGTTCACCGCCCGCAGCCTGCGTCAGCTGCTGCTGGAACTGCGTACCCAGACGGCGGGCAAGGCGTTCGTCTTCGTCACCCACAACGTGTTCGAGGCCGCGGTGCTCTCCGACCGGGTGGTGCTGATGTCCAACCGGCCGTCGACCGTACGCCGGGTGGTCGACGTCGAGGTGCCGTTGCCGCGCAGCTACGACGATCCCCGGCTGTTCGACGTCAGCCGCGAACTCACCCACGAGATCATCTCGACGATGACCGCCACCGACGACGGTGGTCTCGTCGTCGACGAGGCACACACCCGACTCGCCGGGCCGGGTGCGTCGTGACCGGCGCGCTGCGACCCCGGCTGCCGACCGCGTTCGCGGCCGGGGCGGTGCTGCTCACCCCGGCCCGGACGCTGACCGACGGAGACTTCGCCGCGATCGTCAACGTCTCCTGGGAGAACGGCCCGCTGCACACCGACGCCGAGTACATGCGCGGCACCGGGTTCGGCCGGCCGATCCTGGGCGGGCCGTGCCTGATCGCGCTCGCCGCCGGGCTCACCTCGACCACCATGTACGCCGCCTGGTACGCCGCCGGCCTGGACTGCCACGCCGCGCTCGGCATCGACGAGATCCGTTACACCGGGCCGGTGTCCGCCGGTGACACGCTACGCGTGCGTATCGAGGTGACGCGGTTGGAGCCGACCCCGGGCGGGCGGATGTACGTGGGCGTGGTGCACGACGACGTACGCAACCAGCGGGACGAGACCGTCCTGCGGATGACGCGTTCCTACCTGCTGCGCCCACTGCCCGAGCCCGAGCCGGAGTCCGAGTCCGATTCTGCGCCGGGCGTCGGCGCGGCAAACCCGGAGCAGCCGTGAAACCGCCGTCGACCAGCACCCTCACGCTGACCCGGCACGGGCGGGTGCTGCTGGTCACCCTGGACCGGCCGCACCGGCTCAACGCCTACGACCGGGTGATGGTCGACGAACTGCGGCGTACCTGGCGCTGGTTCGGTGCCGACGACGGCCTGCACGTCGCCGTGCTGACCGGAGCCGGCGAGCGCGGCTTCTGCACCGGCTTCGACGTCGACGACACCCTCGACGCCGGGGTCACCAGTCCGTCGCTGGACCACGCCGGCCGGGTCGCGTTGACCGCCCGCGACCTGGGCGTCTACAAGCCGGTGGTGACGGCGGTCAACGGGCACTGCTGCGCCGGTGGTTGGCACTTCGTCAACGACGCCGACGTGGTGCTCTGCACCGAGACGGCGACCTTCTTCGACACCCACCACGACGTGGGCCTGGCCAACCCGGTCGAGGCGGTCGGCGCGCTGGGGCGGCTGCCGCTCGGCGAGCTGATGCGGATGGTGCTGACCGGGCGCGCGTACCGCATCGACGCCCGCCGGGCGCTGGAGCTCGGTCTGGTGACCGAGGTGACCGCTCCCGCCGATCTGGTGGACCGGGCGTTGGCCATCGCCACCGAGATCGCCCAGCATCCGCTCGACGTGCTGACCACCACGGTGGAGACGGTGTGGACGGCGGTGCAGGCGCAGCGGTCCGCGGCCGAGGCGTTCGGGTTGGCGATGCTGGCCCGCTCCGACGCCTCGACCGCCCGGCGCGGCGAGTCCATGCGGGAATTCCGGCACTGAGGGGCACGATGGACTACGGGATCTTCAGCCACATCGAACGGCTCGACGACCTCGAGCGTGACCTGCGGGCCGCCGACGCCGACGGGATCGCCAGCTACTGGCTGACGCAGGGCTTCGGGCACGACACGCTGACCGTGATCGGCGCGTACGGTCGGCAGCTGAGCCGGCTGCGGATCGGCACCGCCGTGGTGCCGGTCTACCCGCGTCACCCGATGGCCCTGGCCCAGCAGGCGCTCACCACCAACATGCTGCTCGGCGGCCGGTTGGTGCTCGGCGTCGGGCCGTCGCACCCGCAGGTGGTCGAGCCCTGCTGGGGGATGTCCTACGAGCGGCCGGCGCGCTACATGCGCGAGTACCTGACCGCGCTGACCGGCGCGCTGACCCAGCGGGTCCGCTACACCGGTGAGGTGATCACCGCCCGGGGTGACCTGACGATCAGCGGCGACCCGCCGGCACCGGCGGTGATGGTCTCCGCGCTGGGCCCGAAGATGCTGGAGCTGACCGGTGCCCTTGCCGCCGGCACGATCACCTGGATGGTCGGCCCGCGCACGCTGACCGAGCTGACCGTACCGGCGATCACCGCCGCCGCGCGGACGGCTGGTCGGCCGGCCCCCGAGATCGTGGTGACCGCCGCGGTCTGCGTCACCGACGACCCGACCCGGGCCCGCGCGGCGATCGACCCGGTGCTCGGCTGGTACGACGACAAGCCGTCCTACCGGGCGATGCTGGACCGCGAAGGTTTACAGCGGGCCAACCAGATGGCGATCGTCGGTGACGCAGACGAGGTGCGGGCCGAGATCGACCGCTATGCGCGGGCCGGGGCGAGCACCTTCGCGGCCCAGTTCTACGGCACCCCGGAGGAACGGGCGGCAACGCGGGCGCTGATCGGCGAGCTGGCCGGGACCACCCGTTCGACCGGGGATGGCCGACAGTGACGCGGATCGGCGTCCGCCATGCCCTACCGTGGTGGTTCGCGACGAATCCGCACTCCGGTGTGCGGGTCCGAAAGGATGCGGAGCCGAAGTGACCATGGCCAAGGACGTGACGCACGAGCCGGCGAGCCGGTCGGAAAAGGCGATCCCGGGGCACCGCCGGGATCCTGGGGTGCTCGGGGTGACCCGGGTCCAACCCGCGTACCAGCAGGTCGCCGACCAGTTGCGGGAGCGGATCCTGGACGGGTCGCTGACCGCGGGGGACCGGTTGCCGACCGAGGTCGAGCTGTCGGAGATCTTCGGGGTCAGCCGTAGCACGGTACGGGAGGCGTTGCGGGTGCTGGCGTCCAAGGATCTGATCCGCACCACCCGGGGAACCACCGGCGGCACCTTCGTGGCCCGGGTGCAGTTCGACCAGGTGAGCGAGTATCTGGAGATGAGCTTCGGGCTGATGTCCGGGGCCCGGGACATCACGTTGGACAACCTGCTGGAGGCGCGGGAGTGCCTGGAGGTGCCGGCGGCCGGGCTGGCCGCGCTGCGCCGCGCCGACGAACATCTGGTGCTGATGCGTCAAGCGGTGGAGCGGGAGAAGTCGACCCGGGCCCGCGGCCGCAAGTTCCGTGAGCACCGGACCTTCCACGGGGTGCTGGTCGAGGCGACCGGTAACCAGCTGCTCGGGGTGATGGCCGAGCCGGTCTTCCGGGTGCTGCAGGCGCGGACCGCCGACCGCGACATGCCCGCGGAGTACTGGAGCCAGATCGACGCCGAACACACCGAGATCTGCGGCTATGTCGAGGCCGGTGATGTCGAGGGTGCGCAGGCGGCGATGCGGGCCCACCTGGGTACCGTCCGCCGGGCGTACGACGGACACTGAAGACAAACTCACAACTAAATACCTGATGTTTCGGAACTACGCCCTGCTGTCGTGCTGAGCAGGGCGTTTTCGTTGGCCTGGTTGAGTTGCTGGCCCTTGACTCGTAAAAGTCAGACAAATAAGCTGGTGGCAGTTCACGGGCGGGCGAGAGGATCGGTCGATGTCGGTACGGCAGGGGTGGACCGGACGCTTCTTTGAAGACTTTGGCGTCGGCGACGTCTATCAGCATCCCCTCGGGCGCACCGTGTCCGAGGCGGACAACACCTGGTTCACCCTGTTGACGATGAACACCAGCCAGATGCACTTCAACACCGAGTACGCCGCCCGGTCGGAGTTCGAGCGGCCACTGGTCGTCTCCACCCTGACCCTGGCCATCGCGGTCGGGCAGAGCGTCACCGACCTCACCCAGAACGCCTTTGCCAACCTCGGCTGGAACGAGATCGTCCTGCCGCACCCGGTGTTCGCCGGCGACACCCTCTACAGTGAATCGTTGGTACTCGACAAGCGTGAATCCGGGTCCCGCCCGTACGCCGGGATCGTGACGGTCCGCACCCGCACCCTCAACCAGGACGGCGCACAGGTCTGCGCCTTCAAACGCACCTTCTACGTCTACAAGCGTGGCGCCAAGCAGGTCGAGGGAATCTTCCCGGCCGCCGCCACCCCGCTGTCGCTGGAGAACGAGGCGACCGGATGAGCCTGCGCCTGACCTACCAGCCCTGGGGAGAGACCCTCGCCGAACTCGCCGCCGCCGGCCGTCGCGCCGAGCAGGCCGGCGCCGAGGTGCTCTGGGTCTCCGAACTGCACCGTAGCGCAACCGGCACCGCCGCCGCGCTGGCCGGCACCACCACGACCGCCCGGATCGGCACCTCGATCGTGCTGGCCTTCACCCGCAGCCCGATGATCACCGCCTTGGAGGCGCTCGACCTCGACGAGCTCTCCGATGGACGGTTCATCCTCGGCCTCGGCTCCGGCGTCCGGCGACTCAACGAGGACTGGCACCACGTCGACTTCGGCAAACCCGTCGCCCACCTGCGGGAGACCGTCCGCAACATCCGGCACTTCTGGGCCAACTGCGCCACCGGCGAACCGATGATGCTCGACGGCGAGTACGAGCCGATGCGCATCCGCGGCTACGAACGCCCGTTCCCGGTGCCGCCGGCCGGCATCCCGGTCTACCTGGCCGCGATGGGGCCGCTGATGACCCGGCTGGCCGGGCAGATCGGCGATGGCTGGATCAGCCACGAACTCTGCTCTCCGGCGTACCTGGCCGGGCAGATCCTGCCCGACCTGACCGCCGGCATCGACCGGGCCGGCCGGACCCGCGCCGACCTCGACGTCGTCGTCTCCGCCTGCTGCTCGGTCGCCGACGACCGGGCGTTGGCCCGCCGCCGCGCCGCCGGCCTGGTCGGCTTCTACGCCACCGTGCGCACCTACGCCGACTTCTTCGCCTTCCACGGCCTCGCCGACGACCAGCAACAGGTGATCGACGCGTTCCGGGCCGGCGCCGGCGCCGACCACCTCGCCGACTCCGTCAGCGACCGGATGGTCGACACGCTGACCCTGGCGGGTGACCGCGCCGAGGTTGCCGAGCGGATCGCCGGGTACGCGGGCATCGCCGACTCGGTCAAGTTGAGTCCACCCACCCACGGGCTGCCCGCCGCCGAGACCCGAGCCGCCCAGGACGAGATCATCGCGCTGATCGCCGAGCTGACGGGAGCCGCAGCATGACGCCGCTGGCCGACATCCGGATCATCGCCGTGGAGCAGTACGGCGCCGGCCCGTTCGGCACCGTACACCTGGCCGACCTCGGCGCCGAAGTGATCAAGATCGAGGATCCACGGGCCGGCGGCGACGTCGGCCGCTACGTGCCGCCGTACGCCGAGGACGAGGACTCGCTGTTCTTCGAGACGTTCAACCGCAACAAACGCAGCCTGTCACTGGACCTGACCACCGACGCCGGCCGCGAGGTGTTCGAGAAGCTCGTCGCCGTCGCCGACGTCGTCTACTCCAACCTGCGTGGCGACGTGCCGGAGAAGATGCGAATTCGCTACGACGACCTCAAGCACATCAACCCGCGGATCGTCTGCGTCTCGCTGACCGGCTTCGGGATGACCGGCCCGCGTCGGGCCGAACCCGGCTACGACTACATCCTGCAGGGACTCGCCGGCTGGATGGAGCTCACCGGTGAACCCGACGGACCACCGACCAAGTCCGGACTGTCCCTGGTCGACTACTCCGGCGGGTTCGTCGCCGCCATCTCGCTGCTCGCCGGGGTGCACGCCGCCCGCCGCGACGGCGTCGGCATGGACTGCGACGTCAGTCTCTACGACACCGCGATCTCGATGCTCACCTACCCGGCCACCTGGCATCTCAACGCCGGCTTCCAGCCGGCCCGCACCCACCACTCGGCGCACCCGTCGCTGGTGCCGTTCCAGGTCTTCCAGGCCAAGGATGGCTGGATGGTGGTCGGCTGTGCCAAGGAGAAGTTCTGGACCCGGCTCGCCGACGTCGTCGGCCACCCCGAATGGGCCGCCGCCGGATCGCCGTACGGGACCTTCGGCACCCGCCGCGACAACCGCGACGAGCTGCTCGCCGAACTGGAGCAGATCTTCCGGCAGCGCACCGTCGAGGAGTGGCTGACCCAGCTGTACGCTGCCGCGATCCCCTGCGGGCCGATCAACGACGTGCCGGCGGCGCTGGCCGAGGAGCACACCGCCGCCCGGGACCTCGTGGTCACCACCGAACACCCCCGGTTCGGCACCGTGGCGCAGCTCGCCAGCCCGGTGCGGGTCGGCGCCGAACCGCCCGCGTACCGCCGCGCGCCGCAACGCAACGAGGACTTCGCCACCGTCACCGGCGACATCCTCGGGCTCGACCCGCAGACCCTGGCCGAGTTGACCGCCGCCGGCGCGTTCGGCACCCCCCGTAGCCCCGGCCCGGCCGCCGCCGGTTCCGAGGACACCGCCCGATGACCGGCCCGCCATGATCGCCGCAGCGCTCGCCGACTGGGCGACCGGACCGCTCGACCCGCCGGCGGCGGTCCGGCGGGCCGCGCTACGGCACCTGCTCGACGGCCTTGGCACCGCCCTGGCCGGCCGGCGCGGCGGCACCGTCGACCCGGCGCTGCACGTCGCCCGCGACCTCGGCGGCCCACCGGAAGCCACCCTGCTCGGTGGCCGGGACACGATCGGTGCCCCCGCCGCCGCGCTGGCCGCCGGCGCCATGGTGCACGCGCTCGACTTCGACGACACCCACGCCGCCGGCCTGGTGCACGCCACCGCCGTGGTGCTGCCCGCCGCCTTCGCCGTCGGCGAGCAGGTCGGCGCCAGCGGCCGCGACGTACTGCACGCCGCCATCGCCGGGTACGAGACGGTCTGCCGGGTCGCCGCCGCCGCCCCGCACGGCTTCCACGCCCGCGGCCTGCACGCCACCATGGTCGCCGGGGTCTTCTCCAGCGCGCTGGTCACCGCCCGGCTGCTGCGGCTGGACGCCGCCCGCGCCACCGACGCGCTCGGCATCGCCGGCAGCCAGGCCGGCGGGCTGCTCGCCTTCCTGCACACCGGGGCGGCCACCAAACAACTGCACCCCGGCTTCGCCTCGCACGCCGGCATCCTCGCCGCCCGGCTCGCCGCCGCCGGCGCGGCCGGCCCGGCGAACGTCTTCGACGGCCCGCACGGCGTCTTCGACGCCCTGGCCGCCGGCCCCGTCGACCCGGCGTCGATCATCGCCGGCCTCGGCCAACGCTGGGAAACCCTCCGGATCGGCATCAAGCCCTACCCGGCCTGCCAGCTGTCGCACGCCGCGATCGACGCCGCCCGCGCCGCCCGCCGCCAGCCCGGTTTTCCCGCCGACCCGGCCGCGATCGCCCGGATCGACGTCGACGTGCACCCCGACTCGGCACCCACGGTCTGCGGGCCCGGCCGGGACCTGACCCGGCCGGCCACCCCGTACGCGGCGAAGTTCTCGCTGCCGTGGAGCGTCGCCGCGACACTGCTCGACGGCGACCTGACCACCGCCAGCTACCGGCCCGACGTCATCGACCGCGCCGACGTGACCGCCCTCGCGGCCCGGCTGCACTGGCGGATCGTCGCCACCGGTGGGCACGCCGCCGACGCCCCCGGTGCCGTCGTGGTCACCCTGGCCGACGGCACGACCGTACGCGGCGCGGTGCCGCGCAGCGGCGGCGGCCCGGACACCCCGCTGACCGACGACGAACTGGCCGCCAAGTTCCTCGGCAACGCCGGCCCGGCCGGCGCGCCCGTCGTCGACCTGCTGCGCCGCCTCGACGACCTCGACGACCTCGACCCGATCATGGCGGCGCTGGCCGCCGCCGGTGACTGACCAGGGAGACGCCCGTGCCGCCCGCCGCGATCCGACCCGCCGACTTCCCCTGGTTCCCGTACGACGGGTTCACCTTCTGCCTCGGGCTGGCCGACGGCGACGCCGCCTGGACCTCCGGGCACACCGCCGCCGCGCTCGACACCACGCTCGGCAAGATGACCGTCGGCGGTGACCTGGCCACCCAGACCGCCACCGCGTACCGCAAGGTGCTGACCATCCTGGAAGCCGCCGGCTACGGACCGGCCGACGTCACCCGGGTGACCGAGAACGTCACCGTGGCCGGCCTCGACGACTACGCCGCCGCGGCCGCCGTGCGCGCCGAGGTGTTCGGCGAGCACCAGCCGGTGGTCCGTACCGTCGTGGTCGAGCGGCTGGTCCGCCGGGCCGCGCTGATCGAGATCGAACTGCACGCCGTCGTCGGCGGCGGCCAGTTGCTTGTCGCCAGCGAACCGCGAGCCGCCGGCAGCTGGGTGCCCTCACCGGTGCGCGGCGGCCACGACGGTGCCGTCTACCTGCCGACCATGCTGCCGGTCGACGCCACCGGCGAGGTGGTCCACCCGGGCGACTTCGTCAGCCAGTACGCGTACTGCCTGGACCGGGCGCAGGACCTGCTCGTCGCCGCCGGTCTGTCGCTCGACGCCGCCGTCACCACCTACGACTACTCCACCCCGGCGACCCGAGAGGTGTACCGCAGAACCCACCGGGTCCGCGCCGAACGGCTCGGCGGTGCCGGCGTCTACCCGGGAGCCGGTGGCATCCTGATGAGCCGGCTGCACCATCCCGATGCGCTGGTCGCGATCGACGTCACCGCGTCGCGGCATCCGCTGGAACTGGTCAACCCCGGCTGGTCGCGGTACGACTCGCTGACCTACGCCCCCGGGGTGAAGGCCGGCCGGACCCTGTACATGTCCGGTTTCGCCGCCCTGGACATGCGGACCCAGCAGGCACTGCACCCCGACGACATCGGCGCGCAGGCCGAGGTTACCTACGGGGCGATCCGTGAACTGCTCGACCACGCCGGGCTCGGCCCGCAGGACCTGGTGGAGACCACCGAATTCTGCGTCGCCTCGGCGATCGGCGACTACCGGGCGGTCGCCGGGGTACGCGAGCGGCTGCTCAGCCCGCCCTGGCCGGCGTCGACCGGGGCGATCTGCGCGGCGCTGCTGCGCCCCGAGTTCCTGCTGGAGGTCTTCCCGACCGCCGTCTACCCCGAGCCCGCCGACGAACCGGCCGAGCTGGCCGTCGACCGGGTCGAGCCCGCCGACG
Proteins encoded:
- a CDS encoding class I adenylate-forming enzyme family protein — protein: MTGVQLNMAAGIREFGRATPRRIAVVDGDREVTFGALHQRSSQLASATLDRGLAPGERIAVLSNNRYEYFEISAAMAKAGIPTVPLNPRNNVTDNAYILAHSAVQGIIVADDLADRVDGLLDGLRLVLSFDGGVGEHYGTFLDGGRAVDPQVPVDELDPFCVTYTSGTTGRPKGVLLTHRGRVLTAFGVGLDYGLGPNRSTIAVAPMYHGAGFEFAYAAPMLGGSCTVLPSWDPQRLLDLMVSSRAETVFLVPTHAQHIRRFCPEPAARYDLSALKTLYFNAAALPVALKEWVIEAFPGVEVHELYGSTECSIVTNLRPEFALDRAGSVGHPWFWNEVRLVDEDGAQVGPGEPGELYARSPLLLTGYLNDEEATRAGYDADGFFSVGDIAVRDEEGFISIVDRKKDMIIAGGVNIFPREIEEVIARHGPVDEVAVVGVPDEVYGERIAAFVVSRAGQQIDVSTLDGYVREHVARYKVPREWHVVDQLPRNPSGKILKRTIRDEYVSQPGKG
- a CDS encoding ABC transporter substrate-binding protein codes for the protein MSHFNSSGVALSRRSVLAGLGGAFMGGVLLTACGSDDSDSGSTGAADGDLTTIRLAGLPASALAAFKLAMSDGAFEAAGLDIQYEEYAEAAAVYTAYRANEVDGGLGGIPSTANLVATGVDRKVVCALQRTTNGILVRADSDIQSLGDLRGRKLGLFGSAIGSSTNQFFALCREYHGFNPTTDCEVQYGAPNLMAELLGQGDVDMALVIDPAGADRVVSGEYRSLGDLGVLLEEATGLQAFTAGWDFATDFIDANQEAVQAFVDVNLEYQTRFNGDQSLWDSALRELYEIDDQAVLDVIWENQRGRLVEQWGEQEKQQAAELLTFLSDNGEPEFLPEVPDGLFV
- a CDS encoding ABC transporter permease, with the translated sequence MTLSETTQPAQATAGAADRGAAGGRGGGGRGGAHRFLRHGVSLRIASVFMLIVIWWLGSLAVGERILPTPWTTASALVTSVQETVFWTDLQVTMVRILIGFAASMVLGVLVGLVMGLSRIAEGLLDIWIAVGQTIPSLCWVIVAFIMFGLNDTATVVAITLTSFPIIAINMWSGVKAIDPRLGQMARTLGASRGLRTREVTLPQVLPAVMASARFGFGIVWKVVVLAELLGRTDGIGYRLNYWFQLFRMEQVFALTLFFSILMVVLELAVFKPIEAKLFRWRPEGAR
- a CDS encoding ABC transporter ATP-binding protein, whose protein sequence is MSADARIVISDLVKGFHTRNGFITVIERMNLEIADGEFVALVGPSGCGKSTVLNMLSGLDTDFTGTAEIRSGAPGVQFSYVFQEPRLLPWKTVRQNVEFALKATGVDRAQWSDRVMPVLRRVGLAGFENHYPHQISGGMQQRTALARAFVLDAPVMLMDEPFSGLDEFTARSLRQLLLELRTQTAGKAFVFVTHNVFEAAVLSDRVVLMSNRPSTVRRVVDVEVPLPRSYDDPRLFDVSRELTHEIISTMTATDDGGLVVDEAHTRLAGPGAS
- a CDS encoding MaoC/PaaZ C-terminal domain-containing protein, encoding MTGALRPRLPTAFAAGAVLLTPARTLTDGDFAAIVNVSWENGPLHTDAEYMRGTGFGRPILGGPCLIALAAGLTSTTMYAAWYAAGLDCHAALGIDEIRYTGPVSAGDTLRVRIEVTRLEPTPGGRMYVGVVHDDVRNQRDETVLRMTRSYLLRPLPEPEPESESDSAPGVGAANPEQP
- a CDS encoding enoyl-CoA hydratase/isomerase family protein yields the protein MKPPSTSTLTLTRHGRVLLVTLDRPHRLNAYDRVMVDELRRTWRWFGADDGLHVAVLTGAGERGFCTGFDVDDTLDAGVTSPSLDHAGRVALTARDLGVYKPVVTAVNGHCCAGGWHFVNDADVVLCTETATFFDTHHDVGLANPVEAVGALGRLPLGELMRMVLTGRAYRIDARRALELGLVTEVTAPADLVDRALAIATEIAQHPLDVLTTTVETVWTAVQAQRSAAEAFGLAMLARSDASTARRGESMREFRH